The following are encoded together in the Microterricola viridarii genome:
- a CDS encoding dipeptide/oligopeptide/nickel ABC transporter permease/ATP-binding protein, giving the protein MSQKPVRSHWIIGTLRSPLGILAAIGLVLLFGLALFAPMIWGEAAAVSDPLNLSKGPSAEHIFGTDAAGRDVFARTLVATRLSVMMAVGAVAIGVSLGVILGSIPALMPRWAGRILVALLNFALAFPALLLAIFLLIVLGQGSFSAVLAVGVAIAPAYARLTHTLTSSVSGREFIDAARILGVSKAGLLFRHILPNIREPLIVNASLSLGGGLIAFAGLSFLGLGIQPPEFDWGRMLNEGLSKIFVNPATALAPGIAVVLAGLVFTVTGEAIARGTGVHRGLGRRMPKLAAAHTRAAVTEPAADSNQDDVVLRVRDLAVTVPAGSTWRKAVDGISFEVRRGEAVGIVGESGSGKSLSCLAVAQLTQYPVDSDAALVEFDGVPIVRDGARPAELSPRRLAKLLGTRMAMVFQDPMSSLNPALKVGAQIAEIGWLHEGLSKAAAHDKAVARLGEVRIPDPERRARQLPHEFSGGMRQRAMIAMGLMGTPALIIADEPTTALDVTVQRDVLALLDEVRSETGAALLLISHDMAVITSVCTRILVMYEGHIVEDIETSELVAGNASHPYTRALLAAVPTMTSPRGEPLATIDEQLRSTFAAGPLEAVR; this is encoded by the coding sequence GTGAGCCAGAAGCCCGTGCGCAGCCACTGGATCATCGGAACACTGCGTTCACCGCTCGGCATCCTCGCGGCGATCGGCCTCGTGCTGTTGTTCGGCCTCGCGCTGTTCGCGCCCATGATCTGGGGCGAGGCCGCGGCGGTGTCCGACCCGCTGAACCTGTCGAAGGGGCCGAGCGCGGAGCACATCTTCGGCACGGATGCCGCCGGCCGCGACGTCTTCGCCCGCACTTTGGTCGCCACCCGGCTCTCGGTGATGATGGCCGTCGGCGCCGTCGCGATCGGGGTCAGCCTGGGCGTGATCCTCGGCTCGATCCCCGCGCTGATGCCGCGCTGGGCCGGGCGCATCCTCGTCGCGCTGCTGAACTTCGCCCTCGCCTTCCCCGCCCTGCTGCTGGCGATCTTCCTGCTGATCGTGCTCGGCCAGGGCTCGTTCAGCGCCGTGCTGGCCGTCGGGGTCGCGATCGCCCCCGCCTACGCCAGGCTCACGCACACGCTCACCTCCTCGGTCAGCGGGCGCGAATTCATCGATGCCGCCCGCATCCTGGGTGTCTCCAAGGCCGGGCTGCTGTTCCGGCACATCCTGCCCAACATCCGCGAGCCGCTGATCGTGAACGCGAGCCTCTCGCTGGGCGGCGGTCTGATCGCCTTCGCCGGCCTGTCATTCCTTGGCCTCGGCATCCAGCCGCCCGAGTTCGACTGGGGCCGCATGCTCAACGAGGGCCTCTCGAAGATCTTCGTGAACCCGGCCACCGCGCTGGCGCCCGGCATCGCCGTGGTGCTGGCCGGGCTGGTGTTCACTGTCACCGGCGAGGCAATCGCCCGCGGCACCGGCGTGCACCGCGGGCTAGGGCGGCGGATGCCGAAGCTGGCGGCCGCCCACACCCGTGCAGCCGTGACAGAGCCCGCCGCAGATTCGAACCAAGACGACGTCGTGCTGCGCGTGCGAGACCTCGCGGTCACCGTCCCGGCCGGTTCCACCTGGAGGAAGGCCGTCGACGGCATCAGCTTCGAGGTGCGCCGCGGTGAGGCCGTCGGAATCGTCGGCGAGTCGGGCTCCGGCAAGTCGCTCAGCTGCCTCGCGGTCGCGCAGCTGACCCAGTACCCCGTCGACAGCGATGCGGCACTCGTCGAGTTCGACGGCGTGCCGATCGTCAGGGACGGCGCGCGGCCGGCCGAGCTGTCGCCGCGCCGGCTTGCGAAGCTTCTCGGCACGCGCATGGCCATGGTGTTCCAAGACCCGATGTCGTCGCTGAACCCGGCGCTCAAGGTCGGCGCCCAGATCGCTGAGATCGGCTGGCTGCACGAGGGCCTGTCCAAGGCCGCCGCGCACGACAAAGCCGTCGCCCGGCTCGGCGAGGTGCGCATCCCCGACCCGGAGCGCCGCGCCCGCCAGCTGCCGCACGAGTTCTCCGGCGGCATGCGCCAGCGCGCCATGATCGCCATGGGGCTGATGGGCACGCCGGCTCTGATCATCGCCGACGAGCCGACCACCGCGCTCGACGTGACGGTGCAACGCGATGTGCTCGCGCTCCTGGACGAGGTGCGCTCGGAGACGGGCGCCGCGTTGCTTCTCATCTCGCACGACATGGCCGTGATCACGAGCGTCTGCACGCGCATCCTCGTCATGTACGAGGGCCACATCGTCGAGGACATCGAGACGAGCGAGCTGGTGGCCGGCAACGCCAGCCACCCGTACACCCGAGCCCTGCTCGCCGCCGTCCCGACCATGACGAGCCCGCGCGGGGAGCCCCTCGCCACGATCGACGAGCAGCTGCGGTCCACCTTCGCAGCCGGCCCGCTGGAGGCAGTGCGATGA
- a CDS encoding ABC transporter permease gives MTAAPAVTPAVRARTSWFARGGWPSFLARRLGVFVLSLWGLVTAAFLMLQLIPGDPVRMAVGLNASVEVVEAMRAHLGLDLPLWEQYTRFIGGLVTGNPGDSIKLHIPVVQVIADRLPATLELALLTIVVVLLLAVPIGIAFAALTRGGRRRGVEIGYTATSGIFAVIPEFLFGVGLVYLFAVTVPVLPVAGRTGPESYILPVAALALGGIASLSRIVRAEALGVLDADYIRTARAKRMPTALLYLRHALPNLLTPTLTMAGLMLGSLIAGTVLVESIFAWPGLGQTLVSSITGKDYPLAQTLVVVYGGMVLLVNLIVDIVLALVDPRSTIKEV, from the coding sequence ATGACCGCTGCTCCCGCTGTAACGCCGGCCGTCCGCGCGCGAACCTCCTGGTTCGCACGCGGCGGCTGGCCGTCGTTTCTGGCGCGCCGCCTCGGCGTCTTCGTGCTCTCGCTCTGGGGGCTGGTGACCGCGGCGTTCCTCATGCTGCAGCTGATCCCCGGCGACCCCGTGCGCATGGCGGTCGGCCTCAACGCCTCCGTCGAGGTCGTCGAGGCGATGCGGGCGCACCTCGGACTCGACCTGCCCCTCTGGGAGCAGTACACCCGGTTCATCGGCGGCCTCGTCACCGGCAACCCGGGCGACTCCATCAAGCTGCATATCCCCGTGGTGCAGGTCATCGCGGATCGCCTGCCGGCGACGCTGGAGCTCGCCCTGCTCACGATCGTGGTCGTGCTGCTCCTCGCCGTTCCGATCGGTATCGCCTTCGCCGCGCTCACCCGCGGTGGGCGGCGCCGTGGGGTCGAGATCGGCTACACCGCGACATCCGGAATCTTCGCGGTCATTCCCGAGTTCCTGTTCGGCGTCGGTCTCGTCTACCTGTTCGCGGTGACGGTCCCGGTGCTTCCCGTCGCCGGGCGCACCGGCCCGGAGAGCTACATCCTGCCCGTCGCCGCGCTCGCGCTCGGCGGCATCGCCTCGCTGTCCCGCATCGTCAGGGCGGAGGCGCTCGGCGTGCTCGACGCCGACTACATCCGCACGGCCCGCGCGAAGCGGATGCCGACCGCGCTGCTCTACCTGCGCCACGCCCTGCCGAACCTGCTCACGCCCACGCTGACCATGGCCGGCCTGATGCTCGGCTCGCTCATCGCCGGCACCGTGCTCGTCGAGAGCATCTTCGCCTGGCCGGGGCTCGGCCAGACGCTGGTCTCGTCGATCACCGGCAAGGACTACCCGCTCGCGCAGACCCTCGTCGTCGTCTACGGCGGCATGGTGCTGCTGGTCAACCTCATCGTCGACATCGTGCTCGCACTCGTCGACCCCCGATCCACCATCAAGGAGGTGTGA
- a CDS encoding ABC transporter substrate-binding protein has translation MTKRLLAPIAIAAGVTLAITGCSAGTGANTSGPQAPVVDGTFAWSLNADPGSLNPLMTAGSPTHQLAMLSYDFLVNVDDKTSEIGPWLAESWEETTTSASFTLRDGVTCSDGSALTAQTVADNISFVTDEANGSALRGVYVPVDASAAVDGNTVTVSTPAASPFLLLNLARLPILCDAALADPKSIDASSAGSGMFTVTEAVANDHYTFERRDGYSWGPDDTTSETPGVPATVVVSIVTNESTEANQLLSGELNAALVTGADQDRLDAAGLNAAERGAIAGQMFFNHNPANPTSDPAVRAALVQGLNLDDLTSVITGGRGHRSTSLVSTNPRACVDDTVTGNLPDFDVEAAATALDAAGWKLGADGIRAKNGTPLALNFFYDSMGDTYDAAADLTQQAWTALGIDVTLTSGDSNKTVEVLLSGTDNTGWDVAWEPVYVNLPSMVVPFFSGPVPADGLNFSGIENAEYDAAVATASGLVGAEACSAWADAEKALFAETSVVPFADTVKKTYLQNAELAFGSQIVGSALRLLK, from the coding sequence ATGACGAAACGGCTCCTCGCACCCATCGCCATCGCGGCGGGCGTCACTCTCGCCATCACCGGCTGCAGCGCCGGCACGGGCGCAAACACGTCGGGCCCGCAGGCCCCCGTGGTCGATGGAACCTTCGCCTGGTCGCTGAACGCCGACCCCGGCTCGCTGAACCCGCTGATGACGGCCGGCTCGCCCACGCACCAGCTCGCGATGCTCAGCTACGACTTCCTCGTCAACGTCGATGACAAGACCAGCGAGATCGGCCCTTGGCTGGCCGAGAGCTGGGAGGAGACCACGACCTCCGCCAGCTTCACCCTCCGCGACGGCGTGACCTGCAGCGACGGCAGCGCACTCACCGCGCAGACGGTCGCCGACAACATCAGCTTCGTGACCGACGAGGCGAACGGCTCGGCGCTGCGCGGCGTGTACGTGCCCGTCGATGCCTCCGCCGCCGTGGACGGCAACACCGTCACGGTCTCGACCCCCGCCGCCTCGCCGTTCCTGCTTCTGAACCTGGCCCGACTGCCGATCCTCTGCGACGCAGCCCTCGCCGACCCGAAGTCCATCGACGCCAGCTCCGCGGGCTCCGGGATGTTCACCGTCACCGAGGCCGTCGCCAACGACCACTACACCTTCGAGCGCCGCGACGGATACTCCTGGGGCCCGGACGACACCACCTCCGAGACGCCCGGCGTGCCGGCCACCGTTGTCGTGTCGATCGTCACCAACGAGAGCACCGAGGCCAACCAGCTGCTCTCCGGCGAACTCAACGCCGCACTCGTCACCGGCGCTGACCAGGACCGCCTGGACGCCGCCGGACTGAACGCCGCAGAGCGCGGTGCGATCGCCGGCCAGATGTTCTTCAACCACAACCCGGCCAACCCGACCTCCGACCCTGCTGTCCGCGCCGCGCTCGTGCAGGGCCTGAACCTGGACGACCTCACCAGCGTCATCACCGGCGGCCGCGGCCACCGCTCCACCAGCCTCGTCTCGACCAACCCGCGTGCCTGCGTCGACGACACGGTCACCGGCAACCTGCCGGACTTCGACGTCGAAGCCGCCGCCACCGCACTCGACGCGGCCGGCTGGAAGCTCGGCGCCGACGGCATCCGTGCCAAGAACGGCACGCCGCTGGCGCTGAACTTCTTCTACGACTCGATGGGCGACACCTACGACGCCGCCGCCGACCTCACCCAGCAGGCCTGGACCGCGCTCGGCATCGACGTCACCCTGACCAGCGGTGACTCGAACAAGACCGTCGAGGTCCTGCTCTCCGGCACCGACAACACCGGCTGGGATGTCGCCTGGGAGCCGGTCTACGTGAACCTGCCGAGCATGGTCGTCCCGTTCTTCTCCGGCCCGGTCCCGGCCGACGGCCTGAACTTCTCCGGCATTGAAAACGCCGAGTACGACGCGGCCGTTGCCACGGCATCCGGCCTGGTCGGTGCCGAGGCGTGCTCGGCCTGGGCGGACGCCGAGAAGGCCCTGTTCGCAGAGACCTCGGTCGTGCCGTTCGCCGACACGGTGAAGAAGACCTACCTGCAGAACGCCGAGCTCGCCTTCGGGTCGCAGATCGTCGGTTCGGCGCTGCGCCTGCTCAAGTAA
- a CDS encoding PucR family transcriptional regulator, with protein MTAHLGARRVSAIDLITRLDLSHMLPGVALDTREIGGVRLFEPGALAPAEGALVLGVGVQTAEQLADALRECAAAGALALVVREPVSIDAAVQQLAESCGVALLGAPAGTDWIQLASYFVDAPEPARYGLEADAAAADSDLFDLANSIAAVVGGPVTIENPSNRILAFSADQARGDDARKQSVLGHQVPSSYEKILTSSGVFRQIERSAQPVFLPSIGPGVRPRVAVRIRAGRELLGSIWAIVDEPLSEMQSAALVEAAAVASITLFRQRAGSDAARRLRVSEVLDLLEGGVRAKEAAERLGYGSAPTSVLAVGLTDTSTSSIAQEDAVQRLADSLGMYLHQIHALSVAAPIAGTVYAVLPHAQGHPGPEYARRIATTFAERYRRGPSVVIGLGAPVADVTGLQRARAGADRALRVLLWSTGGPRRRLVADAEEVQVESLLLRLSDSLSAERESVTGPLAVLREHDAGSGGSLVETLETWLDAFGDVTAAAGRLGLHPNTFRYRLRRLSEIAAIDLDDPEMRFSLMLQLRLFAATAPGSR; from the coding sequence GTGACCGCCCATCTCGGCGCCCGGCGGGTCTCGGCGATCGACCTCATCACGCGGCTCGACCTGTCGCATATGTTGCCCGGTGTCGCCCTCGACACGCGCGAGATCGGGGGAGTGCGCCTGTTCGAGCCCGGCGCGCTCGCACCCGCAGAAGGCGCCCTCGTGTTGGGGGTGGGCGTGCAGACCGCCGAGCAGCTCGCCGATGCGCTGCGGGAGTGTGCCGCCGCCGGCGCGCTGGCGCTCGTCGTGCGCGAGCCGGTGAGCATCGACGCTGCGGTTCAGCAGCTCGCCGAGTCGTGCGGCGTCGCGCTACTGGGGGCCCCGGCCGGCACCGATTGGATTCAGCTCGCCTCCTACTTCGTCGATGCCCCGGAGCCGGCACGGTATGGGCTCGAGGCGGATGCCGCGGCGGCCGACTCCGATCTCTTCGATCTGGCGAACTCCATCGCCGCCGTGGTCGGCGGGCCGGTGACCATCGAGAACCCGTCGAACCGCATCCTCGCCTTCTCTGCGGACCAGGCCAGGGGCGATGACGCGCGCAAGCAGAGCGTCCTCGGACACCAGGTGCCGTCGAGCTACGAGAAGATCCTCACCAGCTCGGGCGTGTTCCGGCAGATCGAGCGCTCGGCGCAGCCGGTGTTCCTGCCGTCGATCGGCCCGGGGGTGCGCCCGCGCGTCGCCGTGCGCATCCGTGCCGGCCGCGAGCTGCTCGGCTCGATCTGGGCCATCGTCGACGAGCCGCTCAGCGAGATGCAGTCGGCGGCTCTCGTCGAGGCCGCTGCCGTCGCCTCCATCACGCTGTTCCGGCAGCGCGCGGGCAGCGACGCCGCCAGGCGGCTGCGGGTCAGTGAGGTGCTCGACCTGCTCGAGGGAGGGGTGCGGGCGAAGGAGGCGGCCGAGCGGCTCGGCTACGGCTCCGCGCCGACATCGGTGCTCGCCGTCGGCCTCACCGACACCTCGACCAGCTCGATCGCGCAGGAGGACGCCGTGCAGCGTCTGGCCGACTCGCTCGGCATGTACCTGCACCAGATCCACGCGCTCTCGGTCGCCGCCCCGATCGCCGGCACGGTGTATGCGGTGCTCCCGCATGCACAGGGGCACCCCGGGCCGGAGTACGCGCGGCGGATCGCCACGACCTTCGCCGAGCGGTACCGACGCGGGCCGTCCGTCGTGATCGGGCTCGGCGCTCCCGTGGCCGATGTGACCGGTTTGCAGCGCGCCCGCGCCGGGGCGGACCGTGCCCTGCGCGTTCTGCTCTGGTCGACGGGCGGCCCGCGCCGCCGCCTCGTCGCCGACGCGGAGGAGGTGCAGGTCGAGTCGCTGCTGCTGCGCCTCTCTGACTCGCTCTCGGCCGAGCGCGAATCGGTCACCGGGCCGCTGGCCGTGTTGCGCGAGCACGATGCCGGCAGCGGTGGCTCCCTCGTCGAGACGCTCGAAACCTGGCTCGACGCGTTCGGCGACGTCACTGCCGCGGCGGGCCGTCTGGGCCTGCACCCGAACACCTTCCGCTATCGTCTGCGCCGGCTGAGCGAGATCGCGGCGATCGACCTCGATGACCCGGAGATGCGGTTCAGTCTGATGCTGCAGTTGCGCCTGTTCGCGGCGACCGCCCCCGGCAGCAGATAG
- a CDS encoding MFS transporter, whose translation MAPARWTLVPLALAQFICSFAGSNMNVMLNDMSRDLDTTVQGIQISITLFLLVMAALMIPFGKLTVQLGRKLCFVLGLSVYGVGAILSALSPGLGVLILGNSILEGAGTALLIPPVYILVTLYWTGLADRVRAFGVVSAAGGVGAATGPLIGGWITAAISWRAAFLFQALVIAVILLLALRLKDPLPREPGRPFDVTGAVLSALGLIVFVLGILAADNNLLASLGLMAAGAAVIAVFFLWVRRLERRGREPLLSTALFHNRVSNLALVTQNFQWLLLMGTSMLVASHLQVVRHYDAIETGIIFSAATVGILVSSLGASWLVRHFSQRTLIIAGFLVTGVGLLLLLLVGAVPGAWPFAPGLLAIGLGLGATLTPSVNVVQSAFPEETQGEISGLSRSVSNLGSSFGTAIVGTLLALNAMGPADGYVVAMAPLIAIAIAGAIVAGFLPGRSPAPIHTGQPATQR comes from the coding sequence GTGGCACCGGCACGCTGGACGCTCGTGCCGCTCGCGCTCGCGCAGTTCATCTGCTCGTTCGCCGGATCGAACATGAACGTGATGCTCAACGACATGAGCCGCGACCTCGACACGACGGTGCAGGGGATCCAGATCTCGATCACGCTGTTCCTGCTGGTCATGGCGGCGTTGATGATCCCGTTCGGCAAGCTGACCGTGCAGCTCGGGCGGAAGCTGTGTTTCGTGCTCGGCCTCTCCGTCTACGGTGTCGGCGCCATCCTGAGCGCGCTGTCGCCCGGGCTCGGCGTGCTCATCCTGGGCAACTCGATCCTCGAGGGGGCGGGCACGGCACTGCTGATTCCCCCGGTCTACATCCTGGTCACGCTGTACTGGACGGGTCTGGCCGATCGGGTTCGCGCTTTCGGCGTCGTCAGCGCCGCGGGCGGGGTCGGCGCGGCGACCGGGCCGCTGATCGGAGGCTGGATCACGGCCGCCATCAGCTGGCGTGCGGCCTTCCTGTTCCAGGCCCTCGTGATCGCAGTCATCCTGTTGCTCGCGTTGCGGCTGAAAGATCCGCTCCCGCGCGAGCCCGGGCGCCCGTTCGATGTCACCGGCGCGGTGTTGTCGGCGCTCGGCTTGATCGTGTTCGTGCTCGGCATCCTCGCCGCAGACAACAACCTGCTCGCCTCGCTCGGGCTGATGGCGGCCGGAGCTGCGGTGATCGCGGTGTTCTTCCTGTGGGTGCGCCGGCTGGAGCGCAGGGGCCGGGAGCCGCTGCTGTCGACGGCGCTGTTCCACAACCGCGTCTCCAATCTGGCCCTGGTCACCCAAAACTTCCAATGGCTGCTGTTGATGGGAACGTCGATGCTGGTCGCGAGCCATCTGCAGGTGGTCCGCCACTACGACGCGATCGAGACCGGGATCATCTTCAGCGCCGCCACCGTCGGAATCCTCGTGTCTTCGCTCGGGGCGAGTTGGCTGGTGCGTCACTTCTCACAGCGCACGCTGATCATCGCCGGCTTCCTGGTGACAGGGGTCGGCCTCCTCCTCCTGCTCCTGGTCGGCGCGGTGCCGGGCGCCTGGCCGTTCGCACCGGGGCTGCTGGCGATCGGACTCGGCCTCGGTGCAACGCTCACACCGAGCGTCAACGTTGTGCAGTCGGCGTTCCCCGAAGAGACGCAGGGTGAGATCTCCGGCCTCTCCCGCAGCGTCTCCAATCTCGGGTCGAGCTTCGGCACGGCAATCGTGGGCACGCTCCTCGCGCTGAACGCGATGGGTCCGGCCGACGGGTATGTGGTGGCGATGGCGCCCCTGATCGCGATCGCCATCGCCGGCGCCATCGTGGCCGGATTCCTGCCCGGGCGCTCCCCTGCGCCGATCCACACCGGGCAACCTGCGACGCAACGCTAA
- a CDS encoding glycoside hydrolase family 15 protein translates to MTDGYPPIAEHGLIGDLQTAALVSTDGTIDWFCSPRFDSPSIFASLLDHATGGHLSTRPHEDGFQTKQLYIPDTAVLVTRFLTENGVGELVDFMPVTSDTPSKRHRLIRMVRCVRGAIDFDIELDPRFDYGRKQYKLNPTGHGAIFTAGDTTMSLSLIRGPEDERLARWEPTSGGELRFSLSLAEGQMRGVVLETGSETPPHDIPVARAQQLFDDTVAFWQDWVGQTTYSGRWREDVHRSAITLKLLTYAPSGGLVAAPTAGLPEQLGGERNWDYRYTWVRDASFSVNTLVRLGFFDEAEAFGKWLRDRGAHQVAGSTGPLDIMYRIDGDPNLVEEILDHWEGYRGSYPVRIGNAAADQLQLDIYGEAMDAIWNAHLSGIEFGQAGWTAIGKLLNWLAENWDQPEEGIWETRGGRKDFTYGRLMCWVAFDRGIRLAMAYGRPAPLERWTKERDAIYNQIMEKGWDPKRRAFVQQYGEPVLDASLLKMPQMGFISPHDPMWLDTLTAMEEELVSDSLVYRYDPSASPDGLRGSEGTFSLCTFLYVDALARSDRLAEARLTFEKMLTYGNHLGLYSEEIALTGEQLGNFPQAFTHLALIDAAITLNERLDAAAARGRRRL, encoded by the coding sequence GTGACTGACGGATACCCCCCGATCGCCGAGCACGGGCTGATCGGTGATCTGCAAACCGCTGCGCTGGTGTCGACGGATGGCACGATCGACTGGTTCTGCAGCCCGCGCTTCGACTCCCCCAGCATCTTCGCCTCGCTCTTGGACCACGCCACCGGCGGCCACCTGAGCACGCGCCCACACGAAGACGGCTTCCAGACGAAGCAGCTCTACATTCCCGACACCGCGGTTCTCGTCACCCGCTTCCTCACCGAGAACGGCGTCGGCGAACTGGTCGACTTCATGCCGGTGACCTCAGACACCCCCAGCAAACGCCACCGCCTCATCCGGATGGTGCGGTGCGTGCGCGGGGCGATCGATTTCGACATCGAGCTCGATCCCCGCTTCGACTACGGCCGGAAGCAGTACAAGCTGAATCCGACCGGCCACGGCGCGATCTTCACCGCGGGAGACACCACAATGTCCCTCAGCCTCATCCGCGGCCCGGAAGACGAACGGCTGGCCCGCTGGGAACCGACGAGTGGGGGCGAGCTGCGCTTCTCCCTGAGCCTGGCGGAGGGACAGATGCGGGGAGTGGTATTGGAGACCGGCAGCGAGACTCCCCCTCACGACATCCCCGTCGCCAGGGCGCAGCAGCTCTTCGACGACACCGTGGCGTTCTGGCAGGACTGGGTCGGTCAAACCACCTACAGCGGGCGCTGGCGCGAAGACGTTCACCGCTCGGCGATCACACTCAAGCTGCTCACCTACGCGCCGTCCGGCGGGCTCGTCGCTGCGCCGACGGCCGGACTCCCCGAACAGCTCGGCGGCGAGCGCAACTGGGACTACCGCTACACCTGGGTTCGCGACGCATCATTCTCGGTCAACACACTCGTGCGCTTGGGGTTCTTCGACGAAGCGGAGGCATTCGGCAAGTGGCTGCGCGACCGCGGGGCTCACCAGGTGGCGGGCAGCACCGGGCCACTGGACATCATGTACAGGATCGATGGCGACCCGAACCTGGTCGAGGAGATCCTCGACCACTGGGAGGGGTACCGCGGCTCGTACCCGGTGCGGATCGGGAACGCGGCGGCCGACCAGCTGCAACTCGACATCTACGGCGAGGCCATGGATGCCATCTGGAACGCTCACCTCAGCGGCATCGAGTTCGGCCAGGCGGGCTGGACAGCCATCGGCAAACTGCTCAACTGGCTGGCTGAGAACTGGGACCAACCGGAGGAAGGCATCTGGGAGACCCGCGGCGGCCGCAAGGACTTCACCTACGGGCGGCTGATGTGTTGGGTGGCCTTCGACCGCGGCATCCGTCTCGCCATGGCCTACGGCAGGCCGGCCCCGCTCGAACGGTGGACGAAGGAGCGCGATGCCATCTACAACCAGATCATGGAGAAGGGGTGGGACCCGAAGCGCCGGGCGTTCGTTCAGCAGTACGGGGAGCCGGTGCTCGACGCCTCGCTGTTGAAGATGCCGCAGATGGGGTTCATCTCGCCGCACGATCCGATGTGGCTGGATACCCTGACCGCGATGGAGGAGGAGCTCGTCTCTGACAGCCTCGTCTACCGGTACGACCCGAGCGCCTCCCCCGACGGCCTGCGCGGGTCGGAGGGCACGTTCTCGCTCTGCACGTTCCTCTACGTTGACGCGCTCGCCCGCAGCGATCGGCTCGCGGAGGCTCGTCTCACCTTCGAGAAGATGTTGACCTACGGCAACCACCTCGGCCTGTACTCGGAGGAGATCGCGTTGACCGGCGAGCAGCTCGGCAACTTCCCGCAAGCGTTCACCCACCTGGCGCTCATCGATGCGGCCATCACCCTCAACGAGCGCCTCGATGCGGCGGCGGCGCGGGGCCGGCGCCGTCTCTGA
- a CDS encoding nitroreductase/quinone reductase family protein, with protein MRRRRGAGAVSDALVASKGGEGRNPECYLTLRANPDIDITVVICEPR; from the coding sequence ATGCGGCGGCGGCGCGGGGCCGGCGCCGTCTCTGACGCGCTCGTCGCGTCGAAGGGCGGAGAAGGCCGCAATCCAGAGTGCTACCTCACCCTGCGAGCGAACCCGGATATCGACATCACCGTGGTGATCTGCGAGCCGCGCTGA